In the genome of Triticum urartu cultivar G1812 chromosome 5, Tu2.1, whole genome shotgun sequence, one region contains:
- the LOC125506493 gene encoding germin-like protein 8-11, with the protein MASSSSFIILAALLALVSWQATASDPSPLQDFCVADMHSPVRVNGFVCKNPMEVNADDFFKAATLDKPRVTNKVGSNVTLINVMQIAGLNTLGISIARIDYAPLGQNPPHTHPRATEILTVLEGTLYVGFVTSNQENRFLSKMLNKGDVFVFPVGLIHFQFNPNPYKPAVAIAALSSQNPGAITIANAVFGSKPPISDDVLAKAFQVEKNTIDYLQAQFWENNHY; encoded by the exons ATGGCATCCTCCTCTTCATTCATTATCCTTGCCGCTCTCCTTGCATTGGTCTCATGGCAGGCCACTGCCTCCGATCCTAGCCCACTCCAGGACTTTTGTGTCGCTGACATGCATTCACCAG TGCGTGTCAATGGGTTTGTTTGCAAGAACCCGATGGAAGTCAACGCGGATGACTTCTTCAAGGCAGCCACTCTGGACAAGCCTAGGGTCACCAACAAGGTTGGATCGAACGTCACCTTGATCAATGTCATGCAGATTGCTGGACTCAACACCCTCGGCATCTCAATCGCGCGCATCGACTATGCTCCCCTAGGACAGAACCCACCACATACGCACCCCCGCGCCACTGAGATCCTCACAGTACTCGAGGGGACATTGTACGTTGGCTTTGTGACATCCAACCAGGAGAACAGGTTCCTCTCAAAGATGCTTAACAAAGGTGATGTATTTGTGTTCCCTGTGGGGCTCATCCACTTCCAATTCAACCCCAACCCCTACAAGCCAGCTGTTGCAATTGCTGCGCTCAGCAGCCAGAACCCAGGGGCTATCACAATTGCCAATGCAGTGTTTGGGTCCAAGCCACCAATATCAGATGATGTTCTTGCCAAGGCATTTCAGGTGGAAAAGAATACAATAGACTATCTCCAGGCTCAATTCTGGGAGAACAATCACTACTAA
- the LOC125506492 gene encoding predicted GPI-anchored protein 58, which translates to MAAAAEVGPMMATVALECGGDISASQEDTLANSSFLGAGNAPSASQARGAEDDDEEVFATPPELPQQDPITMCSLPFTPSPAQPQSPSPPPSDDDDAAKPRRKPRVCTRKVRGAKFSTPAPTPSPKQQQQPEQPPRAVVDPLYRAMLMIPTATAAAATTSKHDPLEDFLALARQRGIF; encoded by the coding sequence atggccgccgccgccgaggtcgGGCCGATGATGGCGACGGTTGCCCTGGAGTGCGGCGGCGACATCTCGGCGTCCCAGGAGGACACcctcgccaactcctccttcctCGGCGCCGGCAACGCCCCCTCCGCCTCGCAGGCGCGGGGGgccgaggacgacgacgaggaggtcTTCGCCACCCCTCCCGAGCTCCCCCAACAAGACCCCATCACCATGTGCAGCCTCCCCTTCACCCCCAGTCCCGCTCAGCCCCAGTCGCCCTCGCCACCTCCctccgacgacgacgacgccgccAAACCTCGCCGGAAGCCTAGGGTTTGCACCAGGAAGGTCAGGGGCGCCAAGTTCAGCACCCCAGCCCCGACCCCGAGccccaagcagcagcagcagccagAGCAACCGCCCCGTGCCGTCGTCGATCCTCTCTACAGGGCGATGCTCATGATccccaccgccaccgccgccgccgccaccaccagcAAGCACGATCCCTTGGAGGACTTCCTCGCGCTCGCCCGCCAGCGCGGCATCTTCTAG